In a single window of the Rhineura floridana isolate rRhiFlo1 chromosome 3, rRhiFlo1.hap2, whole genome shotgun sequence genome:
- the LOC133381874 gene encoding HLA class II histocompatibility antigen, DP alpha 1 chain-like, which yields MCHSARKLELNPEAYLLNLYRLIRYLMQVKQIAPSSTVVCPRNPVELGDPNILICSVDRFSPPVLNITWLKNNEVVSQGMEETEFYPSLDNTFHKFSYLTFVLEQGDFYVCQITKKETGSPFLTVSLQCPEMHLPRLCFFSQLEGPATCLPMCSPGLLCPPQSTPLASKEQQRVEG from the exons ATGTGTCACAGCGCAAGAAAGTTGGAGCTGAACCCAGAGGCCTACCTTCTGAACCTCTACCGACTGATTCGGTACCTGATGCAAGTGAAACAAA TCGCTCCTTCATCAACAGTGGTGTGCCCTAGAAATCCGGTGGAACTGGGGGACCCCAACATCCTCATCTGCTCCGTGGACCGGTTCTCTCCCCCGGTGCTGAACATCACCTGGCTGAAGAACAATGAGGTGGTctcgcagggcatggaggagacgGAGTTCTACCCCAGCTTGGACAACACCTTCCACAAGTTCTCCTACCTCACCTTTGTCCTGGAGCAGGGGGACTTCTACGTCTGCCAG ATAACCAAGAAGGAGACAGGTAGCCCTTTCCTGACGGTTTCTCTGCAGTGCCCTGAAATGCATCTCCCAAGACTTTGTTTCTTCAGTCAGCTGGAAGGACCTGCTACTTGCTTGCCCATGTGCTCACCTGGCCTGCTCTGCCCTCCCCAAAGCACCCCACTGGCATCAAAAGAGCAACAGAGAGTCGAAGGCTGA